The DNA region CGATGCTGGCTGGGGAAAATCAGCTTCAGGCCCCCGTCCAGCCGTGCTGTCCCCCTTTCGCAGCAAGCCTGAAGAAAGCCCCTTTAAGTGGGCTTAACCACAGCTTCTCAAGTGCTCAACGCAGGGATAAAAATTAAGGCTCTAATTCTAGAAGGTAAGTACAGCAGGATCAGAGCCGGGCCACGCCGAGGAGCGTGTCGGAGCCTGcgccagcaggcacagccccgAAAATGCCCGTCTGGTGAAGGGCAGACTGGTGTGAAGCTCATGAGGGATGAAACCCTGCAtgtgcaggagggcaggagcagcccaggggagCAGAAGCACAGTGGTTTCCCAGCCTGCGTCAGGGCTCACCAGTGTTCCTGGAACTGGGGTCCAGCCCCAAAGACGGGGTGCTCTGCCCAGCCAGGGCATAGGATGGCTTTTCCTAAATCACTGAGTGCTCCCCACCACAGCCACAGGAGTGCAGAACTCAGTGGGAGTGGGGCAGGCTGGCTCAGCCAACTTTAATGCAATTAATCCAGGACTGGAGGCTTAATTAAGTTCAAATGGTCAGATACGAAGCAGCATTTTCTGGATTGCTGTCAATAAATCAAACCCGAATAAAAGGGGATAAAAGGGGACGAAACACGCAGGACACAACACGCTGATGAGCAGAtggcagaggaaaagggaaaggctCCAAGGAGAAAAGACGTGCTGAGCCCCGAGATCTGGAGGCTCTGCAGGGGTCGGGGCAGTCAGTGCCCCTCAGATAATTTCTCTGAGAGATAAAATCTCTGGGAGACTAATGATACCATCACAGGGATGATGCCTTGTAACGGGGTGGCTGCCCAGGAGAGTGTGGAGATCCAGAAGGGGAAAATCAACTGCTGGGTTTTACACAGCTCTGAACACACGCTGTTGGCAGAAGGGCTTGGACTGGTCTGGGCCACACGAGCTGCAGGACAGACCTCAGGTCATGGTGTCCATCCGTCTGTCCATACCTCTGCTCCCATGTGCTCTGCATGCCCTGTGTGTCTCCCCAGGTGTTCCAGCGGCGGGAAGATGGCTCTGTGAACTTCTTCCGTGGCTGGGAAGCCTACCGGGATGGCTTTGGGAAGCTGACGGGAGAGCACTGGTTAGGTgtgtggggctggcagtgctcaCTCCTGGGTGGGCTGGCAAAGCTTAGGGTCCCCTGAAGAGGTGCAGGGTTTCCTTTGCAAAGGAGGGCACACCAAGACACCCTCGGCCAGTGCCCATGTCCTGGGAGtgatgggctgggcagggagggtgtCAGggggctgcacagggcagggaggcaaTGGGGCTGTTTGACCCCGAGCTGAGCATGTGCCTTTGGCCATGCAGCCAGAGTGAGGGATGGAGGGTGGGAACCGCTCCCTGTCCCACCCCGGgccctgtccccagggaccccTGGCCACCCCATCCCCAGCGAGGTCCCTGCACTCAccccttctctctgctgcagggcTGAAGCGGATCCACATGCTGACGGTCCAGGGCACCTACGAGCTCCGCATCGACCTGGAGGACTTTGACAATGGCACTGCCTTCGCCCACTATGGCAGCTTCGGGGTGGGGCTCTTCTCTGTGGACCCCGAGGAGGACGGGTACCCCATCACCGTCACCGACTACTCGGGGACAGCAGGTGAGGCAGCAGAGTGGGGGGACACCGTGGGCCCATGGGGCAAGGGGAGCCCACAGCCACCAAACCCCCTCGCTGGGGTGTTCCAGTCTCCTCTGGCAGTGGCACCGGCTGTATCCCTGcggctgcagggagctggaggcagtTAACAGGCTTTTGCAGGAGGAGACCCATTGCAGGAATCCCACTGTGGTGCCCAAGAGAGTCCCATGGGGCAGGGAGCTGGCCCAAGGGCAGGAAGGGCTCATCACATCTCCTTTCCCCCGGGACAGGTGACTCCCTCCTGAAGCACAATGGGATGAAGTTCACCACCAAGGACCTGGACAACGACCACTCGGAGAACAACTGCGCCGCTTTCTACCACGGTGCCTGGTGGTACCGCAACTGCCACACCTCCAACCTCAACGGGCAGTACCTCAAGGGCCACCACAGCTCCTACGCCGACGGCATCGAGTGGTCCTCCTGGACCGGCTGGCAGTACTCGCTCAAATTCACCGAGATGAAGATCCGGCCCATCCGGGAGGAGAATTAGCTGGATGGCAGGAGCCCCCCACACTGtgcccagccccctgcccttccccaccACCCTGCAGCCCCGTCCCCCCCACCTGCcatcctccccatcctccccgAGGGCTGGCCCATCTTTGAGGGGCCTCTGGGGAGCACCTGCCCCCAGTGAGGGTGACTTTATCTCCCGGGCATCCACGGACATTGCTGGACCTTTGCTTCCCACTGCCATGGCTCCACTGCAGCCAGAATGGCTCTGTCCTGGCCAGAGCGTGACCCATGGCTGGTGCTCATGCCCCAGAGAGggcagtgggatgcagggatttggggagcagtgcccagcagggTCCAGCAAGGAAGAGAAGGGGCTGCCTGGAGGTAGGGAGGGATGCAGTAGCCCAGGTAGGCTGAGCACCTCTGATCACCTCTGCTCCGGGCACAGACTCCAGGCAGTGGCCTCACCAAGGTGGTGAGTGACTGGGGGCACTTGCCACGGGGAGCCCCAAGACCCCCAGATTCCCCCGGACTGGGACAAGGCTGCTCCACAATTCCAGCTCCCCCCATGGTGCTACTAGTGATGGGGAGGGCTCAGCTGGGTCAGCCTGACGGTGCCAGTGATTCTTTCTCTGGACTGCAGAACATTCGCCTCTGCCCTTGGAAGAGTaacacagctgggaagggatgACTACCAGCTTATTAGTCCCTGTtgtccctgtcctgcctccTGGAGCCTCCCCGTGGGTCAGAACACCCCAAAGCAAGCTGGTGCAGTGCTGCAAGGATGCCCACCCAGAACTGAGCATGGCATGGAGCTGTTTTGGCAGTACTGGAGAAATGGGGAGCACAGCAAGTAGGAGGAGGAGGCGAGGAAGGTTcacttcccagcacagctctgcctgcacttCGCAGCTCCTCCCTCCCAACCAGACTCACTCGGATTCATGCTGGCCATCCAAAAGCTGTGACCTTTCCCCAAACCCTTGGCTTTGGGCAGCACAGACACATCCTCTATGTGAGCCCCCTCTGCTCACTGCCGGCCTGGGGACCCGCATTCATTTTCACCCCGGCTGAGCCACGTGCTGGCTCGGCACCTGCAGATATCCAAAGCCTTTCATTTCCTCAAATCCCGTTAAGGTTTTGCAAAAAGAAGCCCCGAGTGGGGCTTAGCATCTGCAGGGCCCTGATAACTGGGCAGCAGCGGCACCACGCACCAGCCAACCCAAGCAGGAGCCGCTATGGGGTGAGGGACTGATGTCTCCTGCTGGCTCCCTGGAAGGACTCAAATGGGGGATTTTGTCCAAAAGAAAACTAGAACCAAATGTGAGAAGGCACtgaagcagggagggaaggagacagCGGGGACCCAGTCACCCTGTCCATCATTTTCTGCCTGTGCTACAGCAGCggtggggagcagagccctggcccCCCGAAACACTGTTGGACAGATGGATGGactgaggaggggaggaaaactCCCAGCATCCCCATTTCCAGGGGGGCTTAAGGCATGGGGATATCAAAGGCTCAGCTTCCCAGCTGCACCAGGTTTGTACTGCCCTCcaagattattctttttttgagCCTTCCCACCTCGGATCCTGTGCTGGACAAGCCCGTTCACCTGCTGGGTGAGTCCCTGTCTGTCTGTTTTGCgaggaaaacaaggacaaaCAATGTATTGGGATTGCTTTTCCCTGTTCCAGAGACATTCCTCAGAGCCCTCAGGTGAGGATGAGCTCTGAGTGCAGGCACCAGCTCTACCTACTCCaaccctgcccagagcagctggtcAGGCTTTCTGGAACGATGGAATTTGGGGAGCTCAGCAGTGGCATTTCCCAGCTCAAGAGCAGGAGCCCTGACAGCTTCCCAGGGGGTTCCTGTGCCCCACTGGACCTCTCCAGAAAGGGTCCCGCCTGCACCCATCTTTACTTCTCGTTCATTTATTTTGTGGAGTAGCCGTAGCTGTGTTTTCTAGCACTTGCCTTTGGGCCAGGAAGGCACATGGAGCCACGTGCCGAGTGGGAAggccctcccctccccagaccCCTCCACTGGTGTGTTGCCACGCCGGGGAGGGGGCACCGTACATCGGTTTGTCGGTAGCACATCCTTGGTAACTGCCTGTGTCATCCGGGACCCCCCAATGACTTTGTTTTGACTTGCACGAGAGGTATTTAATCCATGCCAAGACGCAGGATTTCCCAGGATTATTCCCAAGAGCGCACACATTGCTCCATGGCCCTGGATTAGGTTAAACCCGTCCGCGGTGACACCTCCCCggagaggggagggcaggggcgACTGGGGGTCCGGGGTGTGGCCACGTACCTTCCCGGCGAAGCCCTGAGCCAGGTCGTGGTGTGTAGCAGTGCCGTGAAGTCTCTCTAGGTCGTGTGTGAGTGTGTCCAACGCTGTACATGTGGACTTTCTAAACTCCTTAATAAAAGGATCTCATCGTTAGCCAGCGTCTCGGCGGCCGTGCCCGCGGCGCAGCGTGGGGACATCGCCGGAGGGACCTGCCGTGGTGATGGCAAAGGGAGTGACACTGGAtctctgcagcccctgctgtgctgtggggacagctccttccctgtgccaggctcGTGGCATGGAATCCCCGGGAACTCGATCACTGAGCCAAAACCGCTCTGCAAAACGAGGGCTGGGGAGAACCGGGGGGCAGTGGAGGtttcccagagctccagcccaAACTGAGGCACTGTGGGACCTCAgggccctggggctgggactgggaggGTGGCAGGTCTCAGAGCCAAAGGAACCCTCTCCCTGCTCTAACAGGCAGAGCACCAAGCGAtgccctcagccccttccctctgAGCTGCTCACCCCATGTCCCATTCTGTCGCAGGCCAGGACAGACCcagaggggacagcagggtCCCAGGCACTGGGGACCACGTTTCAGCACTGGTGGCTGCATGCATTGACCAGGGAGGATGGGAGCATGTGGGCTTGTCCATGTGGGGCCAGTCCctgggggaatttgggggtgCAGGAGTCTCCCTTGGTGCCTGCATACCCACCACACTTACACGTATGTCTGGGACCCCCAAGAGCTGCACACAAAGACACACCAGCCAAATGGGGGGACACACTTGTGCCCCCAGACAAgaccctccctcccagcagcatccccagctgCCAGGGGCTCAAAGCCAGCTCCCAGCCACCGCTCCAAACAAGGCAGCAAATGAAGGCAGCGCGTTAATGAGCGGTGTTGCCGTACTCACATTGTGGCAGCTCCACCAAcccctgtcccccccatccccctctccagccccctTCCCGAGATTCCCACCCTCTGCTCTCTTTGGCCACACGTTCAAGAGGTGACACAGCAATTAGACCTGGTGGGTATTTAATGGCCCAAGGCTGCTCAtctgggcacagggcagcacggagcagggccagggccagcAGCGCTGGgcagcaccagagcagagaggtgAGTGGCTGgcatgtgtctgtctgtctgtctgcctgtctgtctgcCCCCACATACCTGCTTCACACCCGCAGCCAGTGAGGAGGCAAAGGCTGGTGGGAGGCAGATGGGGACCCACCGGCACCCCCAGACCCCAGGAAGGGACTCAGCACCTCTTCTCCGGCTGCACCCAGCGATTTGGCTCCACGATGGGCAACTGggtggaaaaagagagagaacaaaatgaCAGCAAGGTGTGAAAGAGGCGGGGAGCACCCAGAAGTGAAGCCCCTGGGCTGAGCGGTGCTGGGGAGGGCATGCAGGGGCTTTGGTGCAGCTGGGTCTGGTATAGGAGTGAGGAGCACTCCTATATAGGAGTGAGGAGCAcccacctgcagcagcccccACCCTGCAAGCACAGGGCAGAAACCCTGGCCCCCAGAAGCTGCAGTGACTTTTAAGGCAACATCTCcagcaaataataaatataataataataattaataataataataataataccaCCATTTCCCCTTCCTGAGCCTTTGAGAGGCACCACTGCACATGACCCAGGACTGCGCTCACTCCCAGTCTGCTCAGACCCCACTGCCAGGGCACCTTCATCCCCCATAAAGCAGAGGGATGTAGAGCACCTTCCTCTGCACCTGTGTCATCCAGACACTGCGGGCAGGACTTACTCGTGGGGACAATCAGGGTGATGCACAAAGTCCTCCCGAGGTGCCTCCAAGAGGAGCGGGCAGCTCTGGAGCCCTTTGCCCTGCCCGGCTCTCAGCCCCTcaccccagcagagccctgctggcTCCCGGCTGCGAACCAGGGGAGTCGCTGCAAGGCTGGGATTTGTGAGCacggagctgctgctgctgaagggcaGCAGGTCTGAGGGAAGCGTGGGGAGAGCTCAGACTCCCCCAGCACCCGCACTGGGGCTGGGTGCTGGTGTGGAGGCTGCAGAAGAAGCAGTGGGTACTTGGTGTGGGGTGAAGTTCTAGCAGGGCCGgcagggctggtttgggggtgcTGCAGCAGGGGTGAGGAACTGGGGGCTGAGGGCATCCCGTGCTCAGCCGCCGCCCGAGGATGCTCGGCGGTTTACTGAcctgcctttccctccctgtgctTCCCCCAGATGAGAGCACCCTACTCGCTgtcctgcctcttcctcctcagcctGGGGACCTGCTTCCCTCCCAGCGAGCGGCGGGAGCCGGGACGCCCCAGGGAGGGGACCCTGCTCGGTCCCAGGTGGCAACCAGCGGCGGAGGACCCGGGCGCCGGCTGGAGGGCAGGGGCCAAGCGGAGGCGAAGCGAGGAGCTGGACGCGCTGCTGGGCATCGCCCGGGAGCTGCGGGGCTACGGCTCGGCGGGGGCCGGGCAGCGGCCGGGCAGGCGGGGGGGCCCCGAGGTGCTGCCCGCCGCGGGGGAGAAGCGCAGCGGCACCCTGGGCAACCTGGCCGAGGAGCTCAACGGctacaacaggaaaaaagggggCTTCACCTTCCGCTTCGGGAGATGAGGGCTTGGACTTGATACCCCCCACCCTCCTGCGGGTCACCCCGTCCCGTCCTTCCCTTCCATCTCGCCTGGGTTTGCTCGGACAAAAGggtattggggtttttttgctgctgggATTGCCTTGGGGATGGGGGACACCGCGTTTGCTCCGCTCACAGCCCTGCTCTAGGTCTCATGTCCCTGTTCCCAACCAGTGCAACAGAAGAAGAGGAGGGTGCCTTAAAAAGAAGCCCCCGCATCCCTTTCCTGATCACAGACAGTTTTGCAGGGGCACAAGGAAAGGGCCGAGCACTGGGtctccagtgctgcagtgctggcagagagcagggatggcacatggggacaggcagagcagaggtggcACACTGGGACAGGCAGTGCCAGTAGGGCCAGGCAGCAAGGCTGGAGGGTTACAGTGGGATAATGTTGGTGGTGACAGTCCCCAGGGACTGCCTGTAGCTGCCATCCAGGGCCGGCTGTTAGGGAGGAGAGGGTCCTTCAGAGCTCTCCACCGagttgctgctctcctgcctaTTAAGGAAAAGTCCCTCCGGCAGCAAATTCTGCTTAGTGTCAAGATGCCGCTTACACGAGGCAGCTCCTGCGTGCAAAaaccagggcagagcagtggggTTTGAGAAAATCTTGTCCTTAGCAATCCCTGGCGTGAGCATGGAAACCTGCCCTGGCATCACCAGTCCTGCCACAGCCCCAACACCCCTTTCACTCCCTGGCCCCCCGAGTCAGTCCTCACCAGGGTGAGGTGGTGATGACCGACCTTTTGTATCCTTGTCACACCaccccagcacctgcctggAAGCCTGgcccttcccaaatccttccTGGCCTCATCCCCACCTATTCCTGGCTGTAGAATTTGGGTGCAGAAGGGCGGAAACAAGGACTTCTGCACCTACCCAGGGCCACTGAGGACTTCTCAGTGTCTCCCTGCTCTCCGGTCCCCAGTGGTACAGCTTTGGGAATCACCAGCCCCGAAagccagcacagccaaggcagTGCAAGACAAACCCCACTGCCCCGACACTGCCCTCCCCTCCTTTGGGCAGACTGAGCTCTGCCAACGTCGGTATTTGCTCTGTGCCTGCCAGAGGTACCAGCAATCAGAGCTCTAACTACCTGCTGCAGGCACTAACAGCAACTTACACACTGAGCGACTGCTGATATTTCATTGCAGGCACAAAAATGAGCCGGGAGATGATTTGCAAGCGCTAAATTGCACCCTCAAAAATCAGAGACCGTGGCAGGACTTGGTTGGGGGagtaaaaagattaaaaaaaaaaccctaaatcaGGCTGCAAGAGGTGCATTGTAATATCCATCAAGCAGACAGACCACTTAATGCAGTGCTGCGTGAGttgctctggcagcaggagcagtaaCTAAAGGCtggatggaggagctggaacCCCTGGGAAAACATCAGCCATGGGGTTCAAGAAGGAGTGATGGAGACACTGGACCAGGCTCATCTAGGGAGGGTGCAGAACGGGAGAGACTCCAGGTTTGCAGGGGCACAGAGGATGCCAGGGTTTGGTCCTCACATGGGGACACCACCAGCTGTGAAGACGAGGAAGGGCATTTCCttcccctgcatccctgctgccaggacCACCTCACGCTGTGGGGACCACAGCAGAGACCAACAGCACTCAGGATGGCTGAGCCCACAcagccccccaccccaggcacccccaaacccacctccaTCCCTCTTGATTCCGCCCCACCACAGGCCCTGGTTTGGATCGGGACGCAGGCGCCGCGCTCGCATCCCTCAGTGGAGACGGGAGCTTTATTGATGTTTCTATGGCaactactctttttttttccccctttcttttgAGTGTTCAAACCATCAATAAATACGCACTGATCAATTTTACCCTGCACTGGAGTtgggggagggatggggagggaggaaggggaaagagttTTGGAGCAACTCTGGGTTAGTGAGGGCCAGTAAATCCCTGGCTTTGCTGTGATGGATCATTGCAGGGAAAAGTGGCACTGGCtgctgaaaaaagggaaaggaaaactgctgGGCAATGCTGTGGCCACAGGGATGCCTGAGCTACTGCTCTCAAGAGCAGGAGAGGAACAGGCTCAGAGCAGCACGATAAAAGCATTCGTATAACGAGGCTGATTGATGTCCAATAACCTCTGTAGAACTCACCGAAAAGTGAAGCACTTACCTGGCAggtgggacagagctgggctcaGCCCCTGCACCCCAGGGGTCCTTGATGGCCAGCTTGGAGCCACAGGGGTGATGCCACGTCCCTCCTCACCCTCTGGTAGGAAAGGGGCTCCCGTCAGGCTGCGATGTggggcaggtgaggggctgTGGCACCCCTGGAGCTCACCTTGGTACACACCTTAGGGTGGCTGGTGTGCTTGGGAAGAGGCAGCATTCCAGGCTCTTCATTATTGCTCCTTGGTGATTAACACTGCGGGGAGAGGGGAGGTAAAAGTGAATGGAAAATAACTGCCTGGAGTCTGGGGGTGTgtctgggaggaaggaggggggaacACGCAAAGAACAATCCCCAGGAGGCTGGAAAGCCACACTGGACGTGGTGTCTCCcatccagctcttcccaaatcCTCCCTTCCCCGGTCCCTTTGtggagcagctcctgagggGACACCCAGACCCCCAACACCTTTGTGAGCTGGAGTCCTTGGAACCCACCTGCACAACGAACTGTAAGGAGCTGGATCCACTGTGGAACGGCCACACCGGTGGCAGAGAGGAGCGTGGACAAGGCAGGAcattcctggagctctggcaccACTGTCTGCTGTGCCAGCCAACCCACACAGGGATGGCACCAAACTGGCACTGGATTCTTCTACACACAGCCAGTGGGCCCAGGCAGCAAGGGCTGATGCAGACACCTGCTGCCAACATCACCACTGCTGGGACCCCCTATAAAACACCCCCTTATCCTCcccttgtccctgtcccagccccatcTCTGCCCATCAGCTCCAttccc from Chiroxiphia lanceolata isolate bChiLan1 chromosome 21, bChiLan1.pri, whole genome shotgun sequence includes:
- the QRFP gene encoding orexigenic neuropeptide QRFP codes for the protein MRAPYSLSCLFLLSLGTCFPPSERREPGRPREGTLLGPRWQPAAEDPGAGWRAGAKRRRSEELDALLGIARELRGYGSAGAGQRPGRRGGPEVLPAAGEKRSGTLGNLAEELNGYNRKKGGFTFRFGR